Below is a window of Catharus ustulatus isolate bCatUst1 chromosome 36, bCatUst1.pri.v2, whole genome shotgun sequence DNA.
actggggacattggggggattggggacattgaggggattggggacattgaggggattggggacattgaggacactggggacattggggggattggggacacactggggacattggtgACATcaaggggggtttggggacactgcagtgtccagcagcagcagcactgaccctgTCCCTTTGTGTGTCCTTCTCttgctgtccccaatgtctgtccgtgtgtccccaatgtgtctgtgtgtccccaatgtctgtccgtgtgtccccaatgtgtccgtgtgtccctgatgtccccactgtccgtgtgtccctctCTCACTGTCCTTGATGTCcgtgtgtcccctctgtgtgtgtgtgtccctctgtctgtgtgtccctctgtgtctgtgtgtccctgtctgtgtgtcccctctgtctctctgtccctgctgtccccctgtgtgtctctgtctgtgtgtcccctccgtgtgtctgtgtgtcccatcctctgtccctgtctgtctgtcccctccgtgtccatgtgtccctgtctgtctgtcctctccgtgtctgtgtgtccttgtctgtctgtcccctctgtccctgtctgtgtgtctgtcccccccgtgtcggtgtgtctgtctgtgtgtcccctctgccTGTCTGTCCTCTGTGTGtatctctgtgtctgtctgtctgtcccctctgtTTGTCCTCtcgtgtgtctgtgtctgtctgtgtgtctgtctgtctgtccctgtctgtccccctgtctgtctctgtccccactgtccctgtgtgtctgtctgtccctctctgtctgtccctgtctgtgtgtctgtgtgtctgtccctgtctgtctgtccctgtctgtctgtgtgtccctgtctgtgtgtctgtctgtcccctctctgtctgtctgtccctgtctgtctgtctgttcctgtctgtctgtcccctctgtgtccatgtgtccctgtctgtctgtccctgtctgtctgtccctgtctgtccccccctctgtccctgtctctctgtccctgtgtgtctgtctgtccctgtctgtgtgtctgtctctgtgtgtccctgtctgtctgtctgtccctgtctgtctgtccccgtgtgtctctgtgtgtctgtccctgtctgtccctgtgtgtctctgtccctgtctgtctgtctgtgtgtccctgtctgtctgtccctgtccgtgtgtccgtgtgtctgtcaGTGGGTGTGCAGCGGTCACTCCCTGCAGTGGTGCTACGAGCACTTTGTCCAGGCGCGTTCCCTGCGCCGCGCCCGCGACGTGCGCGACCAACTGCAGGGGCTGATGGAGCGCGTGGAGATCGCGCCCTCCTCCTGCGGGGGGAACCTCGACCTCGTCAGGAAGGTGagacccaaaatcaccccaaaaacatcccaaaatatcatcaaaatatcccccaaatcAGCGCCCTCCTCCTGCGGGGGGAACCTCGACCTGGTCAGGAAGGTGagacccaaaatcaccccaaaaacatcccaaaatccgCCCAAAATATCATCAAAATATCCACAAATATCCCCCAAATCAGCGCCCTCCTCCTGTGGGGGAAACTGGACCTGGTCAGGAAGGTacaacccaaaatcaccccaaaaacatcccaaaatgtccacaaaatatccacaaaatatcccccaaatcAGCGCCCTCCTCCTGCGGGGGGAACCTCGATCTGGTCAGGAAGGTGAGcaccaaaatatcccaaaaaacatcccaaaaacacccTTAGgacccatcccagtgccctcctagtgccctcccagttcctcccagtccatcccagtccctcccagtccctctcccagtccctcccagtaaccctgtcccctgtcctgtccccccaggCCATCACAGCCGGGTTTTTTTTACCACACGGCCTGCCTGTTGCGGGGCGGGTACcgatcccagtccatcccagtccccctcccagtccctcccagtccatcccagtccccctcccagtccatcccagtaactctgtcccctctgctgtccccccaGGCCATCACAGCCGGGTTTTTTTACCACACGGCGCGCCTGTCGCGGGGCGGGTACCGCACGGTGAAGCACCAGCAGCCCGTGTTCATCCACCCCAACAGCGCCCTGTTCAACCTGCAGCCCCGCTGGGTGCTCTACCACGAGCTGGTGTGCACCTCCAAGGAGTTCATgagacaggtggggacaccttggggacaccttggggacaccctggggacaccctggggacgtggggacacagggcagggacatgggacacagggcagggacatggggacactgcagggacatgctgggagctgcaccaCGAGCTGGTGTGCACCTCCAAGGAGTTCATGAgacaggtggggacatggggacaccctggggacaccctggggacaccctggggacgtggggacacagggcagggacatggggacacagggcagggacatggggacactgcagggacacgcTGGGGGCTGTACCACAAGCTGGTGTGCACCTCCAAGGAGTTCATGAgacaggtggggacatggggacaccctggggacacactggggacaccctggggatgtggggacacagggcagggacgTGGCAGGGTCACAgtgtgggtttggggacaccttAGGGACACGCTGAGTGCTCTACCACGAGCTGGTGTGCACCTCCAAGGAGTTCATGAgacaggtggggacatggggacacctggggacaccctggggacaccctggggacacgctggggacaccctggggacgTGGGGATacagggcagggacatggggacactgcagggacacactgGGTGCTGCACCATTAGCTGGTGTGCACCTCCAAGGAGTTCATGAgacaggtggggacatggggacaccttggggacaccctggggacactggggacaccctggggatatggggacacggggcagggaCGTGGCAGGGTCACAGTGTGGGTTaggggacactttggggacacatTGGGTGCTGCACCACGAGCTGGTGTGCACCTCCAAGGAGTTCATGAgacaggtggggacatggggacatcctgggaacaccctggggacaccctggcgacatcctggggacaccttggggacaccctgggtgCCACACCCCCAAGGTGAGCACACGGGGACCACGGTGACAGAGACCTGGTGGCCACATCCCCGTGGTGGCCGAGGTGACAAAGTGGTGACCCCAACCCATCACCCCTaaccccagctgtccctggctgtccccaggtgtcccaggtgtgtccccaggtgtcccaggtgtgtccctgtccccccaggtgatCGAGATCGacagtgcctggctgctggagctgtccccagctgtccctagggctgtccccaggtgtcccagctgtccctaGGGATgtccccagttccccccaggtgtccccagctccccccaggtgtgtccccaggtgtcacaggtgtgtccctgtccccccaggtgatCGAGATCGacagtgcctggctgctggagctgtccccagctgtccctagggctgtccccaggtgtcacaggtgtcacagggctgtccccaggtgtgtcccaggtgtcacaggtgtgtccctgtccccccaggtgatCGAGATCGACAgttcctggctgctggaggtgtcccagctgCCCCtagggctgtccccagctccccccaggtgtccctagggtgtccccaggtgtgtccccaggtgtcacaggtgtgtccccagatgtccccaggtgtcacaggtgtgtccctgtccccccaggtgatCGAGATCGACAgttcctggctgctggaggtCGCCCCCCATTATTACCAGGCCAAGGAGCTCGAGGACGGCAGCGGCCGCAAAATGCCCAAAAAAGCCGGAAAAtcgcgggaggagctgggctgacacccctggggacacctggggacacttggggacacacctggacacaccccAATACAGCCCCTGGGGCACAGAACCGGCGCCACCCCCGCCAGGGACGCTGCTGTcaccgctgtcccctctgtcaccgCTCGTCCTTTATTCTGTACATTAACTTaagggggggggaggggacagggggaggggacacgaggGACACTCAGGTGTCACCTCAGGTGTCACCTCAGGGCCGGCTCAGCGCCAGGGCCAGCGCCGAGGCCACCAGCAGCTTCTTGGGCTCGGGGACGGCCGTGGGGGCTGGCATcagctgggggaggggacacagagtcaggggacaccgggggtggcactgaggtgtccccaaggtgtccccagggtgtggCCGGGTGTGGCCTCACTCACCTTGTCCACGCGGTGGCAGCGGATGAGGCCCTGGGAGTTGAGGAAGAAGGTGGAGATGGCGTCGTAggacctggggggacacagggatggcaggaggtgacacaggtgtgacacaggtgtgacatgGAGGGGCACAGGTGTGACATTGGGGGACACGgagacacagggatggcaggaggtgacacaggtgtggcACAAGTGTGACATTAGGGGGACACAGGTGTGACATTGGGGGACACGGAGACACAGGGatgacaggaggtgacacaggtgtgacacagggatggcaggaggtgacacaggtgtggcACAGGTGTgacatgggggggacacagaattgacacaggtgtgacacagggatgacaggaggtgacacagaggtgacacaggtgtgacattgtggggacacaggagtgacacaggtgtgacacaggtgtggcattgggggacacggggatagcaggaggtgacacagaggtgacacagggtgacacagggatggcaggaggtgacacgggtgacacaggggtgacaggaggtgacacagggatgacaggaggtgacacagaattgacacaggtgtgacacagggatgatgggaggtgacacagggatggcaggaggtgacacaggaggtgacaggaggggacacggggatagGAGGAGGTGACAcgggtgacacaggggtgacacaggtgtcCCTCACCTGAGCAGGGTCCGTTTGTCCCTCCTGTACcagcgcagcagcagcaggtgcaggggcagtgacacagggggtgacaggaggtgacacagggatggatgtgggtgacacagggatgatgtgggtgacacaggaggtgacacaggaggtgacacaggtgtccCTCACCTGAGCAGGGTCCGTTTGTCCCTCCTGTACcagcgcagcagcagcaggtgcaggggcagtgacacaggggtgacacagggatggcaggaggtgacacaggggtgacacagggatgacaggaggtgacacaggaggtgacacaggaggtgacacaggtgtccCTCACCTGAGCAGGGTCCGTTTGTCCCTCCTGTACcagcgcagcagcagcaggtgcaggggcagtgacacaggggtgacacaggggagaCACAGGGATGATgtgggtgacacacaggtgacacaggcggtgacacaggtgtgacacaggtgtccCTCACCTGAGCAGGGTCCGTTTGTCCCTCCTGTACcagcgcagcagcagcaggtgcaggggcagtgacacaggggtgacacaggggtgacacagggatgatgtgggtgacacacaggtgacacaggaggtgacacaggtgtgacacaggtgtccCTCACCTGAGCAGGGTCCGTTTGTCCCTCCTGTACcagcgcagcagcagcaggtgcagggGCAGCCCCGTCAGGCGCCACCGCGCCCGCACGCTCCAGTCCTCGGGGTGCCGCGTCAGCgccagcacctccagcctcaGGCTGGCAAAGTAACCCCAGGCCAGCGCCCTGCACAGAGCCACGGCCACCGCGTACATGGGAcggcccctggggacaggggggacacggctgtcacctccctgtgccgCCAGCGGGGCCCCAGGGCCGTCCCCAGCGTCACCCACCGCGTGTGCAGGTGAAAGTGCTGGAACTGGAACTCCACGTCGGGGGCGTACAGGGAATAATCCGGGATCTTCAGGAAGAAATTtgggagctggggtggggacaggggggggtCAGCGGGGGTGGTGGCACCTCCCCTCAttggtgtcacctcccctcattgctgtcacctcccctcattgctgtcacctcccccaATCCTGTCACTCCCCATAGTTTTATCACCCCTTCACCAATTTGCCCCCCCTCTCCTTGCTGCCCTCGCCATTTTGTCacccctcaatgtcccccccATTGTcacccctcagtgtcccccccatTGTCACCTCGTCACCCCCCCAATTTGTCACCTCCCCCCCCCCATTTTGTCACCTCGTGCCGCAGTTTCTCGTGCATGGTGGCCAGGTGCTCCTCCATGGAGGGGGGGTTGGCCCGGGGTCccggaggggtcccgggggtgtccggggagggtcccgggggaggtcccagcagcagccggggggggtccctgacATCGATGTCGTCCTCACGCCGCCCGTCCACCGTGGTGACCGGACCCCcgagcccctccagcccccggGGAG
It encodes the following:
- the LOC117009775 gene encoding uncharacterized protein C6orf136 homolog — encoded protein: MPIYSNDPAHEREKALPIGSLREAPPLRSHMNERRVGGASAAAPRMRSRLRAAAPPATATSGTGWPPCTGTSPPPSPPPSASGPAAPGPRQRLQRPGRSRRAAATERGRRTWSPPWDPAPRWPCCPPPRCPQPRPPWSPPRGLEGLGGPVTTVDGRREDDIDVRDPPRLLLGPPPGPSPDTPGTPPGPRANPPSMEEHLATMHEKLRHELPNFFLKIPDYSLYAPDVEFQFQHFHLHTRGRPMYAVAVALCRALAWGYFASLRLEVLALTRHPEDWSVRARWRLTGLPLHLLLLRWYRRDKRTLLRSYDAISTFFLNSQGLIRCHRVDKLMPAPTAVPEPKKLLVASALALALSRP